One genomic segment of Streptomyces sp. RerS4 includes these proteins:
- a CDS encoding MarR family transcriptional regulator, with protein sequence MTATDTALTALAQGWCALSLLHGRIEAHIERALQAGHGLSVREYSLLDVLSRQHDGVGGHLRMHQVADSVVLSQSATTRLVTRLEDRGLLNRYLCDTDRRGIYTDVSEAGLALLAEARPTNDAALREALDEARRDPELAALVAAVENTRPGGA encoded by the coding sequence ATGACGGCCACGGACACTGCCCTGACCGCCCTCGCCCAGGGCTGGTGCGCCCTTTCCCTCCTCCACGGCCGCATCGAGGCCCACATCGAGCGGGCCCTCCAGGCGGGACACGGGCTGAGCGTGCGCGAGTACTCCCTGCTGGACGTGCTCAGCCGGCAGCACGACGGCGTCGGCGGCCACCTGCGGATGCACCAGGTCGCGGATTCGGTGGTGCTGAGCCAGAGCGCGACGACGCGGCTGGTGACACGGCTGGAGGATCGCGGGCTGCTCAACCGGTACCTGTGCGACACGGACCGTCGGGGCATCTACACCGACGTGAGCGAGGCGGGCCTGGCCCTGCTGGCCGAGGCCCGCCCCACGAATGACGCGGCCCTGCGCGAGGCGCTGGACGAGGCCCGCCGCGACCCCGAACTCGCCGCCCTGGTCGCGGCGGTCGAGAACACCCGACCCGGCGGCGCCTGA